The DNA sequence TGCTATGTTGGCGGTggaagatggtgatgaGGGATGGGAAGCCCGACCTCCACTTGACGAAATTGCAGGAATTTGTGATTCCGAAGCTGACATCTCGTGTTTGTGGAAGTTGATCGAGACTTGAGGGGATTGGAGCCGATTGCCCTATACGGACAGTAAAATGCCGGCTGGGTAACAGGGTATGAGAATACGGCAGTTAAGAGGAGAAGCGGATTTGCGGGATGACAGAGGTCAACCGATCGATAAATAACTTTAGATGATGTCTTGTCGCCGCTTGGAAGAAAGTGATGTCGTTCTTGGCTCGGCGGCAGCCGCCCCTCCACCGGCCAAATCACGTGATCGTTACGAAAAGTCGATCGTCGACAATCGTGTAAATAAGAAGGCCAGCCAGTAGTAGTAATAGCAGTTTTGATACGTATATTATTGGTTCGTCCACCCTGTGTGACCAAGCCCTTCCCTCGGCTGTTCCGGTATATGCTACCATGTATGTAAAATGCCTGTAACCATACATAAATGCCATTTTTGAGCCGATACGGGAATTAACCAAGTAGTCAATCTCAATTCATCTCTCTATAATATCAAAATATTTCGTCTACTCCTCGCCAACCTTCTGATTTTGCACTTCTCCAACGCTCTGGCCCTCCTTGACCTTCTGAAAGGTACTTTTTCCGGGGAGCACCATTGTAGGGGGCAAGTGGGTGAGGTcgggaaggagagaagcGGCAGTCAATCGGGCATTCTGTTGGAGTACCATGCTAGAAACAGGGAAAATCAATGTTGACCCATGATAGAAAAGATGAAATAGATGCTTACTCCATGATGACCAGAGCAGCCATAGTCTCCACGATAGGGACAGCACGGGGAACGACACAGGGATCGTGTCGGCCCTTGGCAGCCAGTACGCCTTCAGTACCGTCGTACTTGGCAGTAGACTGTTCCTGAGCGATGGTTGCAGGAGGCTTGAAACCAATCCTAGACGCATGTATTAGTACTTGTCCCTCTGATGCCATATTGTTTCAAATTACCTGAAGTAGATATCCTCGCCGTTGGAGATACCTCCTTGAACACCGCCACTCCAGTTGGTTACAGtcctcaaccttcttcCCCCGGTCTTCTCATCGACGCCCTCCACGAAAGGGTCGTTGTGGACACTACCAGGGAAAGTGGATCCACGAAGACCGGAACCGATTTCGAAAGACTTGGTCGAGGGGATAGAAAGCATGGCGTGAGCAAGAACAGCCTCGAGCTTGTCAAAGCAGGGTTCGCCCAAACCGAGAGGGCATCGTCGGATAACACAGGTGACGGAACCGCCCAAAGAATCATCCTTGGCCTTGGCGGCACGAATAGtctcctccatcttttTGCTAGTCTCCTTGTGAGGGCATCGGGTGATCTCCTTGTCAACTTCCTCT is a window from the Cryptococcus gattii WM276 chromosome L, complete sequence genome containing:
- a CDS encoding chorismate synthase, putative (Similar to TIGR gene model, INSD accession AAW45131.1) produces the protein MSSFGTLYRVHTYGESHCKSVGCIVDGVPPGLQLTEADIQTQLSRRRPGQSDITTARSEFDTVHVQSGTEHGVTLGTPIGLLVHNKDQRPHDYAETDLYPRPSHADYTYLAKYGVKASSGGGRASARETIGRVAAGAIAEKYLKEAFGVEIVAFVASVGKVALPFADEEDEVLGKEYMDLVKTVTREEVDKEITRCPHKETSKKMEETIRAAKAKDDSLGGSVTCVIRRCPLGLGEPCFDKLEAVLAHAMLSIPSTKSFEIGSGLRGSTFPGSVHNDPFVEGVDEKTGGRRLRTVTNWSGGVQGGISNGEDIYFRIGFKPPATIAQEQSTAKYDGTEGVLAAKGRHDPCVVPRAVPIVETMAALVIMDMVLQQNARLTAASLLPDLTHLPPTMVLPGKSTFQKVKEGQSVGEVQNQKVGEE